Proteins encoded by one window of Metamycoplasma subdolum:
- a CDS encoding LemA family protein — MLIDTRKEQAKKGFNPNVDNEAIPAKASGLDWFWYILISIFTLGIFWLATWFRTKNELNQKQMVVNEASSNIQVALKKRRGILVKLIDTVKGYAQHEKGTLTEVIKYRSRIVELENVQDNNKLEQELGKINSGINVLIENYPTLKADRTYLQLMSEISLIEDEIASAARIYNSRVRSFNAQIFTWYSSIVAQKNRLYTLPHFQASEEEMKDVDTSSLVS, encoded by the coding sequence ATGCTTATTGATACAAGAAAAGAACAAGCAAAAAAAGGTTTTAACCCAAATGTTGACAATGAAGCAATTCCTGCAAAAGCATCAGGCCTTGACTGATTTTGATACATTTTAATCTCTATTTTTACTTTAGGAATTTTTTGACTAGCAACCTGATTTAGAACCAAAAATGAACTAAATCAAAAACAAATGGTAGTAAACGAAGCTTCATCAAACATTCAAGTTGCATTAAAGAAAAGACGTGGTATTTTAGTAAAACTAATTGACACAGTTAAAGGTTATGCACAACATGAAAAAGGAACACTAACCGAAGTTATTAAATACCGTTCAAGAATTGTTGAACTTGAAAATGTTCAAGATAACAACAAACTAGAACAAGAACTTGGAAAAATTAATAGCGGAATTAATGTTTTAATTGAAAACTATCCAACATTAAAAGCTGACAGAACCTATTTACAACTTATGAGTGAAATTTCATTAATTGAAGATGAAATTGCAAGTGCAGCAAGAATTTACAATAGCCGCGTTCGTTCATTCAATGCTCAAATTTTTACCTGATATAGTTCAATCGTTGCTCAAAAGAATCGCCTTTACACATTGCCACATTTCCAAGCAAGTGAAGAAGAAATGAAAGATGTTGATACATCTTCATTAGTAAGCTAA
- a CDS encoding DNA topoisomerase subunit B, with the protein MEEERKENSNYGAENIEVLEGLEAVRVRPGMYIGTVGFRGLHHLIWEIVDNSVDEAMAGYASEITINLYEGNFIEVIDNGRGIPVDIQKQTGKPAVETILTVLHAGGKFHNDAYKFSGGLHGVGASVVNALSDVFEVWVKRDGKIHYQKYTNGGKPAEDLKIIGECPKEETGTTIKFHPDFTIMNRADFDFGTIVDHAKQIAYLNKGLIMHCNNYVTGIKKTFLYEGGIVDYVQELNTSKKTIFPNVIYAFGEYRDKIENELVQVEIAMQYSETYTTNVISYANNIQTIDGGTHEQGFLDALTRIYNNYAEEAKLNKNANEKISREDVKSGLTAIISIKHSNPIFEGQTKGKLENRDARIATNKVLSEALEKFLKENPDYAKQIVSKCLTAQKSRIAAALAFEASIKKDSLGLSSELTGKLADCSSKNAEIKEIFIVEGNSAGGSAKMGRDRHTQAILPLRGKVINSEKADSRNVLSNKEIATIIHALGTGILTEFNINKLKYHKIVIMTDADVDGAHISTLLLTFFYRYMRPLIEYGFVYIAQPPLYKISAGKVIEYAYNDNQKDEILAKLEDKRNVAIQRYKGLGEMDPEQLWETTMDPARRKMLQVQIDDFVSCDWVFTTLMGEEIEPRRDFIQEHAKYAKNIDF; encoded by the coding sequence ATGGAAGAAGAAAGAAAAGAAAATTCAAATTACGGAGCCGAAAATATTGAAGTTTTAGAAGGCCTTGAAGCCGTTAGAGTAAGACCTGGAATGTATATTGGAACCGTTGGTTTTAGAGGACTTCACCACTTAATTTGAGAAATAGTTGATAACTCAGTCGATGAAGCGATGGCAGGATATGCCAGCGAAATTACTATCAATCTTTATGAAGGAAACTTTATTGAAGTTATCGATAATGGACGTGGCATTCCTGTTGATATTCAAAAACAAACTGGAAAACCCGCTGTTGAAACAATTTTAACTGTACTCCATGCTGGTGGGAAATTCCATAATGATGCTTATAAATTTTCTGGAGGACTTCACGGTGTTGGTGCCTCTGTTGTTAATGCTTTAAGTGATGTATTTGAAGTTTGAGTTAAAAGAGATGGCAAAATCCATTACCAAAAATATACAAACGGTGGAAAACCTGCTGAAGACTTAAAAATTATAGGAGAATGTCCTAAAGAAGAAACGGGAACAACTATTAAGTTTCATCCTGACTTTACAATTATGAACAGAGCAGATTTTGATTTTGGCACAATTGTTGACCATGCAAAACAAATTGCTTATTTAAACAAAGGCTTAATAATGCATTGCAATAATTACGTAACTGGAATTAAGAAAACCTTCTTATACGAAGGTGGAATTGTGGATTATGTTCAAGAATTAAACACCTCTAAAAAAACAATTTTCCCTAACGTAATTTACGCCTTTGGTGAATATCGTGACAAAATTGAAAACGAACTTGTTCAAGTTGAAATCGCAATGCAATATTCAGAAACTTATACAACCAATGTTATTTCATATGCCAACAACATTCAAACCATTGATGGTGGAACACACGAACAAGGATTCTTAGATGCTTTAACTAGAATTTATAATAACTATGCTGAAGAAGCAAAACTTAACAAAAACGCTAATGAAAAAATCAGTAGAGAAGATGTTAAATCAGGTTTGACTGCAATCATTTCAATCAAACACTCAAACCCAATTTTTGAAGGTCAAACTAAAGGAAAACTTGAAAACAGAGATGCTAGAATTGCAACCAACAAAGTATTATCTGAAGCTCTTGAAAAATTCTTAAAAGAAAACCCTGACTATGCTAAACAAATTGTTTCAAAATGTCTAACCGCTCAAAAATCAAGAATCGCTGCTGCTTTAGCATTTGAAGCTTCAATTAAAAAAGATAGTCTCGGACTTTCAAGTGAACTAACTGGGAAACTTGCAGATTGTTCTTCAAAAAATGCTGAAATAAAAGAAATCTTTATAGTCGAAGGTAACTCTGCTGGTGGTTCAGCAAAAATGGGACGTGACCGTCACACTCAAGCAATTTTACCTTTACGTGGTAAGGTAATAAATTCAGAAAAAGCTGATTCAAGAAATGTTCTTTCAAACAAAGAAATTGCAACTATAATTCATGCTCTTGGAACTGGAATTTTAACTGAATTTAATATTAACAAACTTAAATATCACAAGATTGTTATTATGACAGATGCTGACGTCGATGGTGCTCACATTTCAACTTTACTTTTAACCTTCTTTTATAGATATATGCGTCCTTTAATTGAGTATGGATTTGTTTATATAGCCCAACCTCCACTTTACAAAATAAGTGCTGGTAAAGTCATTGAATATGCATACAATGACAATCAAAAAGATGAAATCTTAGCTAAACTTGAAGATAAAAGAAATGTTGCAATCCAACGTTACAAAGGGCTTGGGGAAATGGACCCAGAACAACTTTGAGAAACAACAATGGACCCTGCTAGAAGAAAAATGTTACAAGTCCAAATTGATGATTTTGTTAGTTGCGATTGAGTATTTACTACCCTTATGGGTGAAGAAATTGAACCTAGACGTGACTTTATTCAAGAACATGCAAAATATGCAAAGAATATTGACTTTTAA
- a CDS encoding phosphotransferase, with the protein MTRILLENQGHTNKVYKDEENNLFIKQKSYDGFNHTIDYFLLNNLSFTPKVIKDNKEELVTEWIDAENLEDSFFTDAMLQEFAKDLITLHNSKLKFPKNNIAKRFRTYFKMTQENNVQIEVINKWYRKLSLFIKNIDTSAPTHNDLWPFNLLRTKEKIYFIDWEYSTMGDVHWDLAYFIESANLTKHQEEVFLKAYGDDFEEKYLLVHKILVNALIVLWNRKEKQIVFEDEIYQKRIDKYMNIYLEKYGN; encoded by the coding sequence ATGACTAGAATACTTTTAGAAAATCAAGGACATACTAATAAAGTTTATAAAGATGAAGAAAATAATCTATTTATAAAGCAAAAATCTTATGACGGCTTTAATCATACAATAGATTATTTTTTACTTAATAACTTATCTTTTACACCAAAGGTTATAAAAGATAATAAAGAAGAACTTGTAACCGAATGAATTGATGCAGAAAATCTTGAAGATTCTTTTTTCACTGATGCCATGCTTCAAGAATTTGCCAAAGATTTAATCACTTTACATAATTCAAAATTAAAATTTCCCAAAAACAATATTGCAAAGCGTTTTAGAACTTATTTTAAAATGACACAAGAAAACAACGTACAAATTGAAGTTATAAATAAGTGATATCGAAAACTTTCGCTTTTTATTAAAAACATTGATACATCTGCTCCAACACACAATGATCTTTGACCTTTTAATTTACTTAGAACAAAAGAAAAAATTTATTTCATTGATTGAGAATATTCAACCATGGGCGATGTTCATTGAGATTTAGCATATTTTATTGAATCTGCAAACTTAACCAAACATCAAGAAGAGGTATTTCTAAAAGCATATGGTGATGATTTTGAAGAAAAATATCTTTTAGTTCATAAAATCTTAGTTAATGCACTTATAGTTTTATGAAATAGAAAAGAAAAACAAATTGTTTTTGAGGATGAAATTTATCAAAAAAGAATTGATAAATATATGAACATATATTTAGAAAAATACGGAAATTAA
- a CDS encoding lipoprotein 17-related variable surface protein — translation MKKLLLILSATAPILALPAISAACETKGQKKERLQKFANSVTEDNIVVDSKEGILASHATKDFIKFVYEQSDEFEIEIVGFAFQDFEGTLEIELKFSFKENKGKGIEVVRKIKIKGFALKDANVDEAAKKVKFKYPKIVETLLSAFDANIVVKIAPLGYEISFFKATPDPDTNTVKIEFKLKEIGTENESKTNVEFVLEGFKKTKLQILTAYLEEVKKDNLIASGILKDVEIVDAVSLDPATYKKGVFKVLKKDVDAYEVAWNTAKAVKDESKAAQAKKDLESAFKTLKSAIKEGTQS, via the coding sequence ATGAAAAAATTATTATTAATTCTTTCTGCAACTGCACCTATTCTAGCACTACCTGCTATTTCTGCAGCTTGCGAAACAAAAGGACAAAAGAAAGAAAGACTACAAAAATTTGCTAATTCAGTAACTGAAGATAACATTGTTGTTGACTCAAAAGAAGGAATTTTAGCTTCTCACGCTACCAAAGATTTTATTAAATTTGTTTATGAACAATCAGATGAATTTGAAATTGAAATTGTTGGATTTGCTTTTCAAGATTTTGAAGGAACTCTTGAAATTGAACTAAAATTCTCTTTCAAAGAAAATAAAGGCAAAGGAATTGAAGTAGTTCGTAAAATTAAAATTAAAGGATTTGCATTAAAAGATGCAAATGTTGATGAAGCTGCTAAAAAAGTTAAATTTAAATATCCTAAAATTGTAGAAACTCTTTTATCTGCATTTGATGCCAATATTGTAGTTAAAATTGCACCTTTAGGATATGAAATTAGTTTCTTCAAAGCTACACCTGATCCAGATACAAACACAGTTAAAATTGAATTTAAACTTAAAGAAATTGGAACTGAAAATGAATCAAAAACAAATGTTGAATTTGTTCTTGAAGGATTTAAGAAAACTAAACTACAAATTTTAACTGCATACTTAGAAGAAGTTAAGAAAGATAATTTAATTGCAAGTGGAATTCTAAAAGATGTTGAAATTGTTGATGCAGTTTCTCTAGATCCTGCAACATATAAAAAAGGCGTTTTCAAAGTTCTTAAAAAAGATGTAGATGCTTATGAAGTTGCTTGAAATACAGCTAAAGCAGTAAAAGATGAATCAAAAGCAGCACAAGCTAAAAAAGATTTAGAATCTGCTTTTAAAACATTAAAATCTGCAATTAAAGAAGGAACACAATCTTAA
- a CDS encoding lipoprotein 17-related variable surface protein, with amino-acid sequence MKKNLFLILSTTIPAIALPIISASCGNGNEDKAKEELHKFVGSIKEENIVVDSKEKLLPSQVLDELINLIIEKSEKFEINIDAGEANDDDGTLNIQIKVVLKKNGKTYEETCSIKITGFARKVKFENVDKAAESVIFIYPNIKQTLLKDFKQEKIVKNVPYGYELSFFKAVVNPSLDEVTILFKLKDSKTNKETAHNIERVLKGWKLSEEKLKEIEEAKKNLKTQMNNLTVIFASESAYQFATKNMAVDNAGKPNFATQNLDSSKYSQKLLKVEKKSDGWYVTVKLELSANPTVFLEEAKKVDMSNYLKSINPHGLDEVGQKAYLLSKLSTLKINPKYTKDLQNIKSLKTSKLSDKSYWLAPFDKSLRITFSKLRKDSENYFITATAAFEDWVGSPTQDKEIQIDLSKTGVEIYNETHPTSPMQDQFNPTPTIDGEVEVDLTLPADYKSTDADDTPDKFKFTQSNIDKWKLKNFWVSEETLKGFKDGTITKPLVQLFKLKDDKDGFPILAHNVYFLTDADKFFRDAQQVFILSDFKVVDGKDTIKITTVPVNDLKVSGATFASLRVNITAKKDFKEDVKKDVYSEKYNTFKGSLVVDYEGKDTINVNDALAGKDTSKIKVTNLPTNWEVNEIKFRDVKSGKLRVWVRLECNYVITKSYSFTISGFQA; translated from the coding sequence ATGAAGAAAAATTTATTTTTAATTTTATCAACAACTATTCCTGCCATAGCATTGCCTATTATTTCAGCTAGTTGTGGAAATGGAAATGAAGATAAAGCAAAAGAAGAACTACATAAGTTTGTTGGTTCAATAAAAGAAGAAAATATTGTAGTTGACTCAAAAGAAAAACTTTTACCTTCACAAGTGTTAGATGAATTAATTAACCTTATTATTGAAAAATCTGAAAAATTTGAGATTAATATTGATGCTGGTGAAGCAAACGACGATGATGGAACACTTAACATTCAAATAAAAGTTGTTTTAAAAAAGAATGGCAAAACTTATGAAGAAACTTGCAGTATTAAAATAACTGGTTTTGCAAGAAAAGTTAAATTTGAAAATGTTGATAAAGCTGCTGAAAGTGTAATTTTCATATATCCAAATATTAAACAAACTCTTTTAAAAGATTTTAAACAGGAAAAAATTGTTAAAAATGTTCCATACGGTTATGAATTAAGTTTCTTTAAAGCTGTAGTTAACCCAAGTTTAGATGAAGTTACAATCTTATTTAAGCTTAAAGATTCAAAAACTAATAAAGAAACTGCCCACAATATTGAAAGAGTTTTAAAGGGTTGAAAATTAAGTGAAGAAAAGCTTAAAGAAATTGAAGAAGCAAAGAAAAACCTTAAAACTCAAATGAACAATTTAACTGTTATTTTTGCAAGTGAATCAGCATATCAATTTGCAACAAAAAACATGGCTGTTGATAATGCTGGAAAACCTAACTTTGCAACCCAAAACTTAGATAGTTCAAAATATAGCCAAAAATTATTAAAAGTTGAAAAGAAAAGTGATGGTTGATATGTAACTGTTAAATTGGAATTAAGTGCAAATCCGACGGTCTTTTTAGAAGAAGCTAAAAAAGTAGATATGTCAAATTATTTAAAATCAATTAACCCACATGGACTTGATGAAGTTGGCCAAAAAGCATATCTTTTATCAAAATTATCTACTTTAAAAATAAATCCAAAATATACAAAAGATTTACAAAATATTAAAAGTTTAAAAACTAGCAAATTAAGTGATAAATCATATTGATTGGCACCTTTTGATAAATCATTAAGAATTACATTTTCAAAACTTAGAAAAGATAGCGAAAATTATTTTATAACTGCAACTGCTGCTTTTGAAGATTGAGTAGGAAGTCCAACTCAAGATAAAGAAATTCAAATTGATTTAAGTAAAACTGGTGTTGAAATTTATAACGAAACTCACCCAACTTCGCCAATGCAAGATCAGTTTAATCCAACTCCAACAATTGATGGAGAAGTTGAAGTTGACTTAACTTTACCCGCTGATTATAAAAGCACTGATGCCGACGATACACCTGATAAGTTCAAATTTACACAATCAAATATTGACAAATGAAAATTAAAAAACTTTTGAGTAAGTGAAGAAACTTTAAAAGGATTTAAAGATGGAACAATCACTAAACCATTAGTTCAGTTATTCAAACTAAAAGATGATAAAGACGGTTTTCCAATTCTAGCTCACAATGTTTACTTTTTAACTGATGCTGATAAATTCTTTAGAGACGCTCAACAAGTATTTATTTTAAGTGATTTTAAAGTTGTTGATGGCAAAGATACTATCAAAATTACAACTGTACCAGTAAATGATTTAAAAGTTTCAGGTGCAACATTTGCATCATTAAGAGTTAATATAACTGCTAAAAAAGATTTTAAAGAAGATGTTAAAAAAGACGTTTATAGTGAAAAATACAACACTTTCAAAGGTTCATTAGTAGTTGATTATGAAGGAAAAGATACAATCAATGTAAATGATGCACTTGCTGGAAAAGATACATCAAAAATTAAGGTAACTAACTTACCTACTAATTGAGAAGTAAATGAAATTAAATTCCGTGATGTAAAAAGTGGCAAACTAAGAGTTTGAGTTCGTTTAGAATGTAATTATGTAATTACAAAATCTTATTCATTTACTATTTCAGGCTTTCAAGCATAG
- a CDS encoding methionyl-tRNA formyltransferase has protein sequence MNSKKIRLILAGTGSFSAKIFESLINNKDFEIVALISQPNLALDRNKKPIETEVSKLAKKHKILLFQPLKIREIFDELSTLDFDYFITASYGQFIPTSIINLPKKAALNVHGSLLEKYRGAAPVQYTLLNGDTESGITLIYMIKEMDAGDMLAKAKILIEENDTAIEVFDKLADIAILNLPIWLNAHFLGKLEGEKQDESKVTFAPKIPNEMPQIFETNTTEEALRKIKAFNNQPGAFIIKNNKRLKIFRATKNKVKVPLTLDFSDGKLYLIEYQFEGKKIVKYDI, from the coding sequence ATGAACTCAAAAAAAATTAGATTAATATTAGCAGGAACTGGCTCTTTTTCAGCAAAGATTTTCGAAAGTTTAATCAACAATAAAGACTTTGAAATTGTTGCTTTAATTAGCCAACCAAATCTCGCCTTAGATAGAAACAAAAAACCAATAGAAACTGAAGTAAGTAAGCTTGCAAAAAAACATAAAATTCTTTTATTCCAACCATTAAAAATTAGAGAAATTTTTGATGAACTTTCTACCTTAGATTTTGATTATTTTATAACAGCAAGTTATGGGCAATTTATACCAACATCAATCATAAATTTACCTAAAAAAGCAGCCTTAAATGTTCATGGAAGTTTGCTTGAAAAATACCGTGGTGCAGCACCTGTTCAATATACTTTATTAAATGGAGATACAGAATCAGGCATAACTTTAATTTATATGATTAAAGAAATGGACGCTGGTGACATGCTTGCTAAAGCAAAAATTTTAATTGAAGAAAATGATACAGCGATTGAAGTTTTTGACAAGTTAGCAGATATTGCAATTTTAAATTTACCTATTTGATTAAATGCACATTTTTTAGGTAAATTAGAGGGCGAAAAACAAGATGAAAGTAAAGTAACTTTTGCACCTAAAATTCCCAATGAAATGCCTCAAATTTTTGAAACAAATACTACTGAAGAAGCACTTAGAAAAATCAAAGCTTTTAACAATCAACCAGGTGCTTTTATCATCAAAAACAATAAAAGACTTAAAATTTTTAGAGCAACAAAAAATAAAGTAAAAGTTCCGCTTACACTTGATTTTTCTGATGGAAAACTTTATTTAATTGAATATCAATTTGAAGGTAAAAAGATTGTTAAATATGACATTTAA
- a CDS encoding uracil-DNA glycosylase, translating to MTFNFDEFLKLEKEKDYFKILEAKIQKTPYLPKKNEIFNAFKKFDFDNLKVIIIGQDPYANENVPDGLCFSTKSSITPASLRNIFNEIKSSYPNATFKSNSLESWKNQGVLLLNSILTVEVKKPLSHANFGWETFNLNLLEKLNENYANIVYVLLGKNAQNFVQTLSLKNQIILKAVHPSPLSAARGFFGSNIFFLINESLKKIGKQEIDWSTE from the coding sequence ATGACATTTAATTTTGATGAATTTTTAAAACTTGAAAAGGAAAAAGATTATTTCAAAATTCTTGAAGCTAAAATCCAAAAAACACCTTATTTACCGAAGAAAAATGAAATTTTCAATGCCTTTAAAAAATTTGATTTTGATAATCTAAAAGTGATTATTATAGGACAAGATCCTTATGCTAATGAAAACGTTCCTGATGGACTTTGTTTTTCAACGAAATCAAGTATAACTCCTGCATCTTTAAGAAATATTTTTAACGAAATAAAGTCATCTTATCCTAATGCAACTTTCAAATCAAACAGTTTAGAAAGTTGAAAAAATCAAGGCGTGCTTTTACTTAATTCTATTCTTACGGTTGAAGTTAAAAAACCTCTTTCTCATGCAAATTTTGGCTGAGAAACATTTAATCTAAATTTGCTTGAAAAGCTTAATGAAAATTATGCAAATATTGTCTATGTTTTACTTGGCAAGAATGCACAAAATTTTGTTCAAACCTTATCATTAAAAAATCAAATAATTTTAAAAGCAGTACATCCATCACCTCTTTCTGCTGCACGTGGATTTTTTGGTTCAAATATTTTCTTTTTAATTAATGAATCACTCAAAAAAATAGGCAAGCAAGAAATTGATTGATCTACAGAATAA
- a CDS encoding M17 family metallopeptidase, which yields MISKYEQKRNKSMLLKAAFEENEFPKMVAKSDNYITEFLDQNVAYIFISKEVKNYYSFIKVVDSIVASPRRDYQIDLASFVTNFLTLEEVLRAFVLREAFHTAKLYSAKEKQKEDKKGSISLYLDSSDYLELNNELATIACAINKTRNLQVTPPNIATSEFIAKAIEEDFAKVKGLKVTVFDRKQIKEKNMNLLLAVNSGSSYEPRVVTVEYKGNPKSKEKYVYVGKGITFDTGGYNTKGYYMDGMKFDMSGSAIVAYAVKAIAELKLKVNVSAVMMLTDNAIDTHGTVPESVVKSMSGKSVEITDTDAEGRLVLADGLYYGASDLKASLLVDVATLTGSILTALGKTYSGIYSTCDKEWEKFKDAAKIAHEKVWRMPLHEDFHKPNKLSKVADLNNYSTTEKADSNTAAMFLKEFTKDVPYIHCDVAGTADNKGMGFGILVSTLVEFAKKQN from the coding sequence ATGATTTCAAAATACGAACAAAAACGTAATAAATCAATGCTTTTAAAGGCCGCTTTTGAAGAAAATGAATTTCCTAAAATGGTGGCAAAAAGTGATAATTATATTACTGAATTTTTAGATCAAAATGTTGCGTATATTTTTATTTCAAAAGAAGTTAAAAATTACTATTCATTTATTAAAGTTGTAGATTCAATTGTTGCATCTCCAAGAAGAGATTATCAAATTGATTTAGCATCTTTTGTAACTAACTTTTTAACTCTTGAAGAAGTTTTACGTGCTTTTGTTTTACGTGAAGCATTTCACACTGCAAAATTATATTCAGCAAAGGAAAAACAAAAAGAAGATAAAAAAGGTTCAATTTCACTTTATTTAGATTCAAGTGATTACCTAGAATTAAACAATGAACTTGCAACTATAGCATGTGCAATCAATAAAACTAGAAACTTACAAGTTACTCCTCCAAATATTGCTACAAGTGAATTTATTGCTAAAGCGATTGAAGAAGACTTTGCTAAAGTTAAAGGTTTAAAAGTAACAGTTTTTGATAGAAAACAAATTAAAGAAAAAAATATGAACTTGCTACTTGCTGTAAATAGTGGAAGCTCATATGAACCAAGAGTTGTTACTGTTGAATATAAAGGTAACCCAAAAAGTAAAGAAAAATATGTTTATGTTGGTAAAGGTATAACTTTTGATACTGGAGGTTATAATACAAAAGGTTACTACATGGACGGTATGAAGTTTGATATGTCAGGTTCTGCTATTGTAGCTTATGCTGTCAAAGCAATCGCTGAACTTAAACTTAAAGTTAATGTTTCTGCTGTTATGATGTTAACTGACAATGCAATTGATACTCATGGAACAGTTCCAGAATCAGTTGTTAAATCAATGAGTGGTAAAAGTGTTGAAATTACCGACACTGATGCTGAAGGAAGACTTGTTTTAGCTGACGGACTTTACTACGGTGCAAGTGATTTAAAAGCTTCACTTTTAGTTGATGTTGCTACTTTAACCGGATCTATATTAACTGCATTAGGAAAAACTTATTCAGGTATTTATTCAACTTGCGATAAAGAGTGAGAAAAATTCAAAGATGCTGCAAAAATTGCTCATGAAAAAGTTTGAAGAATGCCTTTACATGAAGATTTTCATAAACCTAATAAATTAAGTAAAGTTGCTGATTTAAATAACTATTCAACGACCGAAAAAGCAGATTCAAACACTGCTGCAATGTTTTTAAAAGAATTTACAAAAGATGTGCCTTACATTCACTGTGATGTTGCAGGTACTGCTGATAATAAAGGAATGGGTTTTGGAATTTTAGTTTCAACATTAGTTGAGTTTGCTAAAAAACAAAATTAA
- a CDS encoding M17 family metallopeptidase produces MELIKLFETKRSDLPLLKAIFKSKELPKFLIEKSGEITEYLNENLAYIYLDEEKDYTYESLYETAKSLASNAARSYQIDLESFATEKVKLTDVIDAFVKGINFSAFEYFSAKTFTKKVNKNNLSLYLQNVTEESKNAFNKARILIEAQNYARDLGVTPPNYLNSEQLAKIIENDFKSYPNLKVTILNKKEIEKLGMGLLLSVNKGSMFEARVVIIEYNGNPSSEEKYVYVGKGITFDSGGYSLKPPKYMLGMKYDMSGSVIVASAMKAISVLKPKRNVAAIMCITDNRINGDASLPDSVFTSMSGKTVEINNTDAEGRLVLADGLYYGATKLKATRLVDVATLTGAIVRTLGDTYTGVWATTEKAYEDIQKAANLQHELIWRMPFDEDFEEFMKGSVVADLKNTDYTGNAGSCSAAMFLKEFTNNVEYIHLDIAGTNDIDEKPMFAMVKTLVEMAL; encoded by the coding sequence ATGGAATTAATTAAATTATTTGAAACCAAAAGAAGCGACCTTCCTCTTTTAAAAGCAATTTTTAAATCAAAAGAATTACCTAAATTTTTAATCGAAAAATCAGGTGAGATAACTGAATATTTAAATGAAAATCTAGCTTATATTTATTTAGATGAAGAAAAAGATTATACATATGAAAGTCTTTATGAAACAGCAAAATCTTTAGCTTCAAATGCAGCACGTTCATATCAAATCGACCTTGAGTCTTTTGCTACTGAAAAAGTTAAACTTACTGATGTAATTGATGCCTTTGTTAAAGGAATTAACTTCTCAGCATTTGAATACTTTTCGGCAAAAACTTTTACTAAAAAAGTTAACAAAAACAATCTATCTCTTTACTTACAAAATGTTACTGAAGAATCAAAAAATGCTTTTAATAAAGCAAGAATTCTAATTGAAGCACAAAACTATGCAAGAGATTTAGGTGTTACTCCTCCAAACTATTTAAACTCAGAACAACTTGCTAAAATTATTGAAAATGATTTCAAATCATATCCTAATTTAAAAGTGACTATTTTAAATAAAAAAGAAATTGAAAAACTTGGAATGGGTCTTTTACTTTCAGTTAATAAAGGTTCAATGTTTGAAGCAAGAGTTGTTATTATTGAATACAATGGAAATCCATCAAGCGAAGAAAAATATGTTTATGTTGGTAAAGGTATCACATTTGACTCAGGTGGTTATTCTTTAAAACCTCCTAAGTATATGTTAGGTATGAAATATGACATGTCAGGTTCAGTAATTGTAGCATCTGCTATGAAAGCAATTAGTGTTTTAAAACCAAAAAGAAATGTTGCTGCTATTATGTGCATAACTGATAATAGAATTAATGGTGATGCTTCTTTACCTGATTCAGTGTTTACTTCAATGAGCGGAAAAACTGTTGAAATTAATAACACTGATGCTGAAGGAAGACTTGTTTTAGCCGATGGACTTTATTACGGTGCAACTAAATTAAAAGCTACAAGATTAGTTGATGTTGCTACTTTAACAGGCGCAATTGTAAGAACTCTAGGTGACACTTATACCGGAGTTTGAGCAACAACTGAAAAAGCTTATGAAGATATTCAAAAAGCAGCCAACTTACAACATGAACTTATTTGAAGAATGCCTTTTGATGAAGATTTTGAAGAATTTATGAAAGGTAGTGTTGTTGCTGACTTAAAAAATACAGATTATACTGGAAATGCTGGTTCTTGTTCAGCAGCAATGTTTTTAAAAGAATTTACTAATAATGTTGAATATATTCACCTAGATATAGCCGGCACAAATGATATTGACGAAAAGCCAATGTTTGCTATGGTTAAAACTCTAGTTGAAATGGCTCTTTAA